A single genomic interval of Mangifera indica cultivar Alphonso chromosome 5, CATAS_Mindica_2.1, whole genome shotgun sequence harbors:
- the LOC123217001 gene encoding zinc finger protein GAI-ASSOCIATED FACTOR 1-like, with product MSNITGDEGSFSSGNTGEEVHQLQEKQHQQNHLQGSTAGPSAASNSNGSTSQQQQQQPVAKKKRNLPGTPDPNAEVIALSPTTLMATNRFVCEICNKGFQRDQNLQLHRRGHNLPWKLRQRTTTEVRKRVYICPEPTCVHHNPARALGDLTGIKKHFSRKHGEKKWKCDKCSKKYAVQSDWKAHQKTCGTREYKCDCGTIFSRRDSFITHRAFCDALAEENNKVNQGLMNSIGSNIQSQVPELMSSMPLNTDSNTSIGMSDFNNFDPKNPLKSLPQDLVPMPFKSMNMGGGMFSSSSGTLFGSPRTISSSSSSLQLSSNTSSGFNYRQDSKTGSQILGTAHMSATALLQKAAQMGATASNSINSPMMQKTFSSSMTGPDQLSSIKPPSYGTIQQHNTSYEHFPSQPDQSNMVGINGGAFTNHITPKTSEEISQLFDTRTGSQAMNEMGMFTSMYMSGEQNQFLKNMEHEDSSGSSSLIQARTGIDRNSIGPSRFGGSSGGGDVMTLDLLGIGRSRPTNVHEQQHNQLHQQRLELEAMNQQRMPIMNPFHQQLSHGDSAIEKPIWDV from the exons CTCTTCAGGAAATACTGGGGAAGAAGTCCACCAGCTTCAAGAAAAGCAGCACCAACAAAATCACTTACAGGGTTCCACTGCAGGACCTTCTGCTGCATCTAACAGCAATGGCTCTACCtctcaacaacaacaacaacaaccggttgcaaagaagaaaaggaatCTCCCGGGAACTCCAG ATCCAAATGCCGAAGTTATTGCCCTATCACCGACAACCCTAATGGCTACAAACCGGTTCGTGTGTGAGATTTGCAATAAAGGATTTCAGAGGGACCAAAACCTACAGTTACACAGGAGAGGCCATAATCTTCCATGGAAGCTCAGGCAAAGGACTACAACAGAGGTCAGAAAACGGGTTTATATATGCCCCGAGCCAACATGCGTCCATCACAACCCGGCTCGCGCGTTAGGAGATCTTACTGGCATTAAAAAGCACTTTAGCCGTAAACATGGGGAGAAGAAATGGAAATGTGACAAATGTTCCAAGAAATATGCAGTGCAATCGGATTGGAAAGCTCATCAAAAGACCTGTGGTACTAGGGAATACAAATGTGACTGTGGAACCATCTTTTCCAG ACGAGATAGCTTCATCACCCACAGAGCTTTCTGTGATGCACTGgctgaagaaaacaacaaagtaAACCAAGGACTAATGAACAGCATCGGATCAAACATTCAAAGCCAGGTGCCGGAGCTCATGTCGTCAATGCCCTTAAACACCGATAGCAATACATCCATTGGAATGTCTGATTTCAACAATTTTGACCCCAAAAACCCTCTAAAATCCCTTCCTCAAGATCTAGTCCCTATGCCTTTTAAGTCCATGAACATGGGAGGAGGTATGTTCTCCAGCAGCTCCGGCACTCTCTTTGGCTCTCCAAGAAccatttcttcatcttcttcgaGCCTCCAGCTTAGCTCCAATACCTCATCCGGATTCAACTATCGCCAAGATAGTAAAACCGGAAGCCAAATCTTGGGAACGGCTCATATGTCAGCCACAGCCTTATTGCAGAAAGCAGCCCAAATGGGTGCAACCGCAAGCAATAGCATAAACTCTCCCATGATGCAAAAGACCTTTTCCAGTAGCATGACGGGTCCTGACCAGCTATCTTCAATTAAACCACCCTCTTATGGAACCATTCAGCAACATAACACTTCATATGAACACTTCCCATCTCAGCCCGATCAATCAAACATGGTTGGAATCAACGGTGGTGCATTCACGAATCATATCACGCCAAAGACCTCAGAAGAAATATCTCAACTTTTTGATACGAGAACAGGAAGTCAAGCAATGAATGAGATGGGGATGTTCACTAGTATGTACATGAGTGGTGAGCAAAACCAGTTCTTGAAAAACATGGAACATGAAGATAGCAGTGGTAGTTCAAGCTTGATACAGGCAAGAACTGGAATAGACCGTAATTCAATAGGACCATCAAGGTTTGGAGGAAGCAGTGGGGGTGGTGATGTGATGACACTTGATCTTCTGGGGATTGGAAGATCAAGGCCAACCAATGTACATGAACAACAGCATAATCAGTTGCATCAACAAAGACTGGAACTTGAAGCAATGAACCAGCAAAGAATGCCAATAATGAATCCCTTCCACCAGCAGCTTTCACATGGCGATTCAGCAATTGAAAAACCCATATGGGATGTTTGA